TAAGTGAAGGAACAGGTGATGATGGGGGAGGTAGGCCTGTCCACTAcacctgcagctgctgctgagaGTGTGGCAGGAGTGAGATATGGGCAGTACAGCCCCCCCGCTGTACAACCGTTCGAAGGTGGATGAGCGTGAGACAGCTGGGGGGGCCGGGAGGTGGTGGGCCTGCTGTGGCAGCTGCTCTGACAAGAGCCCTGCCTCCAGTAGCAGGTGGGTTTGTCCAGTAGAGCGAGCTGCTCCACTTGGCTCTGGAGCATTGGAGCTACGGTCCAGCTGCAGAGCTTCGCTGCTCTGTCGGGTAAAGGTGGTACCGCGGCTCAAAGTGCTGGCAGGGGAACAACCACAGGAACGGGACTTTCCCCCAGGCCAACTTCCCTGCAACCCTGAGTATGGCTTATAATCATGAGGGTCTTGTTCATGGACCCCAGTGTTGGACTTCACTGACTCTACCACTTCATGCAGGTGCTTGATCTCCTTACGAGCCTCCTTCAGAGCTAACTGGGCCTCTAGACGGTTGCACTCCTCCTTTATCCAGTCTTCCTGCATCTTGTATAGTTGGGTCCTCAGCTCCTCTATTTCATAGTCCCTGGAAAGGTAAATAAAATGCTTATTCCAGTGtctttatggatggatggattgatgaagacagagggatggatggaaaacCTTCTACGTAATGGAAATGAGTTTTTCCGTCATTTTTACTTTGATGAACGTTTCATAGAAACTTTCTGAGTAAAATGTGGTGTCAAAGGATAAGGAAGCTCCACCTGTGCTGTAGTCTCTCCACGTTTTCCCTCAGCCTGGCCCGCAGATGTCGTATACACACCTCCTTCTGTTGAAGGGGTGTGAGGTACTGCTCCGGGGTTGGGGGTTTGATCCCATGATTGTTGATGCAGGCTGTGTGATTAATTTGGCGCCTGACTCAGCAGAAACGCAAGTAAGGACCTCATTTACATACAGGGTGTACATTAATTAGAAAACATTATCCTCCTCATACACATAAACACCAGTACAGTAATCCTACCTGGGTGTACTGGGATTGGTCCGGGCTGTGGGGCTGCCATCGGAAGCCCTTATCCGTCCGGGATAGGTGTAAGTGCTGGACGTATCACTGTGGGAACATCCCCTGCTGCCCCCACTTGTTCCAACTGAGCGCCTTACGGAGAGATGAGATTTTACACCATAGGACGAGCTTTAAAGATACAGATTAGTATGACTTTCTGCTCTTTGAAAAGGAAAGAGTGAGAAGGAGAGGAAATCACCTGCGTTGATTGGAAGATGACTTCCGACTCGGAGTGAGAGACATTTGGTGTGAAAAAGCAAATCCGAGGTCTTCTCTGCTGTTTCTAACAGGGGACACTGGAGGCCCTCATAGCCAGACTGTAATAACTGCAGCAGACTGCAAAATAAGTACATTACATAATCACAAACAGGCTCAAATCCAGCTAAATGAATcccaaaaacacacagagaagGGAAATATTTTTCTACTAAATGATCTGCTTTGTACATAAATACACTGTAACCCAGTGACAACAGTCTGACCCCTTATTAAAGATATTGTGTGCCAGCAGCAAATAAAGCCTTCTTTCTATGAGGACACAAAGAGGACCAGTGAGTTCACAGCCGGCGCAGCTGCCTCTGTCTGAGCTGTCCCTCTGCAGCAGAGCTGAAAATAAACATGATTAGACTAACACTGACTGCTGACAAAAGAACAACACAGAACAGTCTGACTATTGGTGGTTGGCAGAGATATTCACTTGCTTTTTATTGATAACATATTAGCCTTTACACAGCTTATAAACAGCTGTATCACTGCTGTTGGTCACAAACATTGTCTtggatttaaaagaaataattcaCACTTGTGGCACTTAAATCCTAGTAACTCTAAAGATGTGGTTTTTGGATATTAAATCCAGACTTTCTCTGTTAATACACTATTGTGTTTTATAAATTTGGCTTTTTTAATAGACCTTTATAAAGAAATACtgatagaaaataatcagattaTACCTGTGGCTAGATCTCTGGCCTCTGTGGACATTTATCTTTTAGCTGCAGCTCaccctttctttctctttcctcCTGATACGAGAacgtagctcctttagtggtccATGAGGACATAtgtatcttttctttttatgtcttGAAAATGGTTAGCTTTCTTAATTTAGACATGCACATGCAGTTTTACTAGAACATATACCtacaaatgtttatgttttgccatgttacagccacaaactgcagtgttttattgggatttcacaGTGCTGTACATTTACTCCCTTTAGTCTCCCTTTTTACtttgtttgtcacacttaaatgtttcagatcacccAACAAAGTCAGAAATCAGACaacataacctgagtaaattcaaagtgcagtttttaaatgatttaatttaagtgaaaaaagctatccaaaccaagtAACCGTCCCCCTTATTGAATCATGACTTCATTGTAATAAAACCAGATTTTATTTCATCAGCCACACCTGAGCCTGATTACTCCCAGACtggtagaatcaagaaattatttaaataaaacctgtctgacaacatgaagtaggctaaacgATGTCAAAAAGCAGCATgtcatgccctgatctaaagaagtTCGTGAACAGATGGGAAACAAAGTCATTTGTCAGTCTGCAAAGGGTTACAAAACCATTTCTAAAACTTTCAGACTGCAGCAAACCACAgtaaaagccattatccacaaaaaaaaaaaacgcacagcagtggtgaaccttcccaggagtggctggccaaccaaaattactccacgAGGGcatcaatgactcatccagAAAGTACTGCAAGAACCAAGAACAACATCAAAAGCGCTACAGGTCTCACGTGGCTCAGTTAGGGTCAGTTTTAATGtatcaaaagaaagaaaaagagactgggaaaacatgaacataaatGAACACAAGATGTCTCGCCTATCCCAAAAGATATATTGATGATCCTTGAGACTGCTGAGAAAATATTCAGTCGACAAGGCTGCTTGGTGCTGGAGTTGTTTgcattgttgccttgctgcaagaaggtcctgggttcaaattctTGCTTGTGCCTTTCAGTTTGAAGTTTGCATGTCCTCCCTGTCCATGTAggttctttctgggtactctcacttctttccacagtccagaaacatgcATGTTAAGTTAACTTAACACTCTAAATAGCCCTAAGGAGTGAATGTGTGGTATGGTTATTTAATTTCAGTCATCATTtcaggaaaacaaacatcatactgacagtcaagcatggtggtggtggtgtaatagtCTGGTCCATCTTTGTTGCTTCTGGATATGGAGAACTTGcggtaattgatggaaccatgaaatCTACTCTCTACCCggttcaataaataaatgaataaaattaagGTTTTTCAGTAACCTAGTTCAGATTTAAATCCCACGCTGAGGCATGACAGTGTTTTACTCTTAGAAACCCATCAACATAGCTGGAAGAGAATGGATCAAATTTCCTCCATAGCGACCTAAATACTCAGTACCAATTACTAACGCCTAATGGCAGACGTCAAGGGTTGCACAACCACTTATTAGGTTTAGGAGGTACTTCCTTTTTTACATAGGGCCAGGAAAGTTTAAATAGCTTTTCTACAACACTTAATATCATCAtttgaaatttattattttttattgactcagcttatctttgtctaatattacacttttaaaattattataaaacatttagatgtgaagaaaaagaaaaacaggaaaaaacctaTAAGGGgggcaaaacatttttacagcactgAATTTAGTAATCAGATGACTATTATAACGTCACAGTAGAAGGTAATTAATTTCACTGTATTTTGAACTGAAATAGGGCTGAATATAAGAGCAcaaaacacttttcagattattatttgtaatcaatttggaaaataatgtatcatttttcttccacttcccaTTTATGCAGTTTGAGGTTGTAAAGTGAAAACATGTGGAAATGTTAAACTGTGAATAAGACATCATTAACTTCTGCATATTCATTTTCTATTTCAATTTTTGAAAAACggttattttattgtaaatatcTCAAACAAGCCAGAAAAGCCCCCCATTTATTAGCAGCTGTAAAAATAAGCATGTGCAATGCACAGCAGGGTGTAAACACTGAATATAAGGAGAATGCTGACTTCTTTATCATGTACAGCTGAGCTTTATCTAAGAAGAGTACAAAATGTCCCCATCTTTCCTCAAAACTTCCTGCAGCCCAGTGCAGTTTCAGAGACCAGGTGATCAAAAGCTTTGCAGGTGATGCTGCAGTTTTACCAGGCCATCCTGCATCTCTTCCTCGTCCTACATCTCCTTTCTAGGACGAGGCTCTCCTCTGCTTTGCGCAACAAGTGGCAAAGAGCTGGTGAGAAATACGCAATCACCTTACGTAAGTGTGGAGAGAGTGTTTACTGTGGAGGAGGATGAACTCAGTCGGCTGGAGATGAAAGCAGAccgtttctgtttaaaatgatgCAGGGATGAAGCGAATAAAATGTCAGCATTtcttcacatctgtcacatgcagaaaataatttagcagctattaaaataaaataaaaagtcactgCACAAGACATTCAAGCCACAAGAATTGACTTTCCATTGAAATAAAACGAGCCCCGACTCAGCAGTGTCCTATATTTAATGAAACGATGAAGCTCGGAAATGGACGGATTGATACAGTACCGGTTCGGCAGGTGGAACTGTGCGCCACAGAAAAGCCTCTGTTCCTGCCCGACTTCATGATCCCCGGTGACAGCAGGAAGAAAAGGTGCTGGCGGTGCTGATGAGGGTCCATCCTGCAGCCATGAAGCCCCGAGATGAAATGAGGCGAGTTCGTCTGCTGCATTGCTGCTTCTTAAAGTGACAGTAAGGACTCATCTGGAGGAACCAACCGCAATATCGCCCTCATACAAGGGCAGCAGCAGTTCACAAATCACTTCAGCCCGACCAAAATCAACCAGGCTGGGACGGGAAAGCATGCATTAATGCAGACATACAGGCAATATTTCTTCACTCATTTCAGCAAGTTAAACTCATAACatgtatagattcattacacgtagaatgaaatatttcaagcctttattgtCTTGTAAATttcatgattatggcttacagataatgacaaCCCAAAATGTCACCTGCAcgaaaactcaaaattctgCGTCTGTCTGGTTTTCAGAtacattttgcttttcattCGGAAAgtaaggtcccagagtctggaggaagatttGGAGTTGCTTAAGGTTTAGTGTGAAGTTTGTGCAGTCGGTGATGATTTGGGACGCCGTGTCATCTGCTGACGTTttgtcaagtccaaagtcagcacagccatctaccaggaaccTCTAGAGCTCTTCATGGTTCCGTCTGCAGAGAAGCTTCTTGGAGATGCAAAGTcagcaaaacaaactgtcctgctCTAAATCCCAGATAATCAGTGAGGTTAAAACCACAAGGACTTCCTTCACACCTCAGCAGAGGTCCAGGCGGATCACCTCCATGCTacaccgcattgatgcagtaattcaagcAAAAGAAAACTGAGTGCTACTGAGTGCATATACTTTGCAGTACATAGACATACTTTACAGTAGGCCCACATTTTACTTCTACATGCTAAAGTAATTCTCCCAGAAACTGCATTTTGGGTTCTCATTAACTGCAagacataatcatcaaaatgaacagaaatagaAGTACTCTGTAATaattgtgagtttttgaattgaattacagaaataaattgaTATTCTAATTTGAGAGGAAAATATATACACCCCGGGGTAGAGAACACATAAATGAAGTCACACTATTCCAACCATTTacgcatttattttattacgaTCAAATGTCACAAAATGGTGTCAATAAACTTCACAGGTTTAAGAATTATTTGAATTGAATGCTTTTGATGGAGATGCTCTCACATGCAGGTGACATTTTAGATGCTactttaaacaaaacatgagCTGAACATGTGGGAATATAAAAAAACTGCAGCTGATAAAAGATACaagtaacacacaaatacaaataaaacaatatttaaataaatgagttTCATACAACAGAAATCCTTGTTGTGTTCAAGCATGTGATAATTTCTAGACCCGAACTTGCTAGTATGCCTACAGTGGCATCATAACACAAACGTGCCCTCATTCAGCACGAGGCAGATCCTGTGGACTGCAACATATCAATGAATCCACCACAAACTTTGAACTGTAATGACTTTTTAAGTGTAGTATTTGGGCCCAGGAGTCACAGAGATGTCGTGGTAGGGGGCGGTCTGGTGCAGCAGGacgatttgttgttttttcagtaCCAGGAGGGAGAAGAAAGTGTTTGCAGCTTGTGATCGAGTGCTTCCTTCACAGAGCACCTCCAGGCTGAACGCAGGGTCTCTGACGGTCTGGCTCCGCTGTGGACACATACAGACACGTACACCTAGATGAGAATTATAAGAGTCCTAATGTCAATCCTAATCCTTTCATCTTTAAATCCCTGGGAGTGCAGTGTGAGAGTTATGCGTCCTAAATACAAAAGGTTGAAAAACACATGGTTCCCACTTCACAGAAAAGTCACTAAAGTCTGAAGATTAGGTCCCTTACTTTAAGCTCATTCAGAAGTTTCAGTGCTCTCCTGGTTATTCTCCTCTCCTCAAAGTCCTGGCTGCCAAGTAGAGACTGCAGGTTGGAAAAGCACCATGTTTTAATCAGGGATGCTGGGCACAACATCAAGGCAGCAAGGGAAAATGAACACCTGCCATCTGTTAAGAGCTAACAGACTAAAGATTCTCTACCACAGTGTACCCGCTATTTTCAGACAATTTGTTATTTAAAGCCAGAGAGAAGGTCAGAGAAAGGAGAAAACCGACAGAAAATCTATGTTCGTTTCCTCACAAGCACCTGGGTGTAGAGAGAAGTTGACTGAGTGCATTGCTCCACATTAGAGGGATGAACAAACATGGAGTCCTCTGATGGCAGGTCTGGATGTGAGAACTCTACACTGTTTTCATCCTGATGGACACACGGCATAGATTACAAAGGAGTAAAAACACATTCCCAACATTTTCAGGCGGTGCCTCCTGGTAGACTTTACTTGGGGGGCCTCAGAATAGGTCTCCCAGTTGTCCTTCATGAGGTCAAGGGCTTTTGGCTcagtgttgtgtgtttgttcaGTGCCCAAAGATGAATCTGCAACACTGATGTCCGTGGTGAGGGTGCTAAGGTCCCTCTGAGCTATAAAGAAAATGATCAGAACAGGTAGTATATAACAAATGATACAGACAATGACAAACCTGATGTCCTCCCtagaaaaatgtacaaaatgccTTAAAATAAGTTAATCTTATACTGCTGTAGCCTAATATCACACCAAAAATTTTACACCACATTTCCATAACAATCATTAGATGATATTAACAGACTGACTGGTTCTTTTCTTCATGGGTCATGTGAGaagaaagctttttttttgtcctacTATCACAGCAGTAACCGTGTGGAGTTTCCTAAACGTAACGAGGATTTGACACAAAGCTTGAGCTTTTCGCCAACAAACACACCAGGTGGGTTAGACATGAAATGATGGATAAATATCTACGTATCTCTGATACCAATGCTTGAGGATTTTGCAAGATCTGtggtgctgtgggcctgtttctcttccaggaCCTTGGAACCTTGTCAGAGTTCATGGTTCTCATGTCTTTTATGAAATAcgaagatacaggggttggacaatgaaactgaaacacctgtcattttagtgtgggaggtttcatggctaaattggaccagcctggtagccagtcttcattgattgcacattgcaccagtaagagcagagtgtgaaggttcaattagcagggtaagagcacagttttgctcaaaatattgaaatgcacataacattatggttgacataccagagttcaaaagaggacaaattgttggtgcatgtcttgctggtgcatttgtgaccaagacagcaagtctttctgacgtatcaagaaccacggtattcagggtaatgtcagcataccaccaagaaggacgaaccacatcaaacaggattaactgtggacgcaagaggaagctgtctgaaagggatgttcgggtgctaacccagattgtatccaaaaaacataaaaccacggctgcccaaatcactggCATGAATTAAATGTGctacctcaactctcctgtttccaccagaactgtccgtcaggagctccacagggtcaatatacacggccgggctgctatagccaaacctttggtcactcatgccaatgccaaacgtcggtttcaatggtgcaaggagcgcaaatcttgggctgtggacaatgtgaaacatgtattgttctctgatgagtccacctttgactgttttttccacatccgggagagttacggtgtggagaagccccaaagaagcgtaccacccagactgttgcatgcccagagtgaagcatgggggtggatcagtgatggtttgggctgccatatcatggtattcccttggcccaatacttgtgctagatgggcgcgtcactgccaaggactactgaaccattcttgaggaccatgtgcatccaatggttcaaacattgtatcctgaaggcggtgccgtgtatcaggatgacaatgcaccaatacacacagcaagactagtgaaagattagtttgatgaacatgaaagtgaagttgaacatctcccatggcctgcacagtcaccagatctaaatattattgagccactttggggtgttttggaggagcgagtcaggaaacgttttcctccaccagtatcacgtagtgacctggccactatcctgcaagaagaatggcttaaaatccctctgaccactgtgcaggacttgtatatgtcattcccaagacgaattgacgctgtattggccgcaaaaggaggccctacaccatactaataaattattgtggtctaaaaccaggtgtttcagtttcattgtccaacccct
This DNA window, taken from Girardinichthys multiradiatus isolate DD_20200921_A chromosome 1, DD_fGirMul_XY1, whole genome shotgun sequence, encodes the following:
- the LOC124866942 gene encoding syntaphilin isoform X1, translated to MSLTPSRKSSSNQRSSSYGVKSHLSVRRSVGTSGGSRGCSHSDTSSTYTYPGRIRASDGSPTARTNPSTPRRQINHTACINNHGIKPPTPEQYLTPLQQKEVCIRHLRARLRENVERLQHRDYEIEELRTQLYKMQEDWIKEECNRLEAQLALKEARKEIKHLHEVVESVKSNTGVHEQDPHDYKPYSGLQGSWPGGKSRSCGCSPASTLSRGTTFTRQSSEALQLDRSSNAPEPSGAARSTGQTHLLLEAGLLSEQLPQQAHHLPAPPAVSRSSTFERLYSGGAVLPISHSCHTLSSSCRCSGQAYLPHHHLFLHLPQDEPPVSVAPAAVPAVHTNPIHVPPAHSNPIHVPPAHSNPIHVPAAENKPEVRSQGCSPTMTWLSEESSAEQLSIISLAKTEITPLDPRSLPTSLPPLSSSDLSLSAGDKPENITNVPADTHICQPRPVYPLPVRQEATVVKIDEDNTEGSEGANEDRGPAELSHWSRYFLVDLLALAMPVVPTMAWLCRGAPQEVMPVYHIGSLLRGCCAVALRSLRRQGADRGRRLTSMTGATSV
- the LOC124866942 gene encoding syntaphilin isoform X2, with translation MSLTPSRKSSSNQRRRSVGTSGGSRGCSHSDTSSTYTYPGRIRASDGSPTARTNPSTPRRQINHTACINNHGIKPPTPEQYLTPLQQKEVCIRHLRARLRENVERLQHRDYEIEELRTQLYKMQEDWIKEECNRLEAQLALKEARKEIKHLHEVVESVKSNTGVHEQDPHDYKPYSGLQGSWPGGKSRSCGCSPASTLSRGTTFTRQSSEALQLDRSSNAPEPSGAARSTGQTHLLLEAGLLSEQLPQQAHHLPAPPAVSRSSTFERLYSGGAVLPISHSCHTLSSSCRCSGQAYLPHHHLFLHLPQDEPPVSVAPAAVPAVHTNPIHVPPAHSNPIHVPPAHSNPIHVPAAENKPEVRSQGCSPTMTWLSEESSAEQLSIISLAKTEITPLDPRSLPTSLPPLSSSDLSLSAGDKPENITNVPADTHICQPRPVYPLPVRQEATVVKIDEDNTEGSEGANEDRGPAELSHWSRYFLVDLLALAMPVVPTMAWLCRGAPQEVMPVYHIGSLLRGCCAVALRSLRRQGADRGRRLTSMTGATSV